TAGTTTTCAGGATGGAAGCCATTTCGTCCGGGTTTACGTGGGCGCCGCCCAGTGGTTCACGGACAAGGCCGTCTACCAGGCCGAACTGGCTCATGTAATCGGAAGTAAGTTTCAGTTCTTCTGCTGCTTTTTCCTTGAAGTTCCAGCTACGCCAGAGAATGGTGGAGCAGTTTTCCGGAGAGATCACTGTATACCAGCTGTTTTCGAGCATCAGCACGCGGTCGCCGATGCCGATGCCGAGTGCGCCACCAGAGGCGCCTTCGCCGATGATGATGCAGATAACCGGCACACGGAGCTTTACCATTTCAAAGAGGTTGCGGGCGATGGCCTCTGCCTGGCCTCTTTCTTCCGCTTCCAGGCCCGGATAAGCGCCGGGAGTATCGATGAGGGTTACAATGGGCTTGTTGAATCTTTCCGCCAGTTTCATGAGGCGGAGCGCTTTACGGTAGCCTTCCGGGTTGGCCATCCCAAAATTCCTGAGCTGGCGCATTTTAGTGTTCACCCCTTTCTGCTGACCGATAAACATCACGGTTTCTCCATCCAGGTCAGCAAAGCCACCTACCATGGCTTTGTCGTCTCTCACATTCCGGTCGCCGTGCAGTTCCATAAAATTGGTGCACATTTTTTCGATATACGCCAAAGTATAGGGCCTATCCGGATGGCGGCTGAGCTGCACGCGCTGCCAGGCGGTGAGGTGGGTGTAGATGCTGAGACGGGTGTCTTCAATTTTCTGCTCGTATTCCTTCACAGTAGCAGAAACATCCACCCCGGACTTTTCACCATTCTCCTTCAGCTTAGCCAGCTGCTCATATAAATCCGCGATAGGTTTTTCGAAATCCAGGAATTGCATAAATAGTTTAATTGGTTAAAGATCGGGTGTAAAGATAGTGCTGAAAATTTTTTTTAAAAAAGATTTGCTTAATTGGAATCTTTGTTGCTATCTTTGCAATCCCAAAACGGAACAACACAACGTCTTGGGACACAGAAAGATAGCTGGTAAAACAGCGCATTTTTTTGGGAAAGGATTGGTAGTTCAGTCGGTTAGAATGCCGCCCTGTCACGGCGGAGGTCGCGGGTTCGAGTCCCGTCCAGTCCGCAAGGATTAAAGGAACAGACACAAGTCTGTTCCTTTTTCTTTTCTCTTTTCAATATCGGGCAGGTTCCAGAGCGGCCAAATGGGGCGGACTGTAAATCCGCTGTCTTTCGACTTCATAGGTTCGAATCCTA
The Chitinophaga varians genome window above contains:
- a CDS encoding acetyl-CoA carboxylase carboxyltransferase subunit alpha, with translation MQFLDFEKPIADLYEQLAKLKENGEKSGVDVSATVKEYEQKIEDTRLSIYTHLTAWQRVQLSRHPDRPYTLAYIEKMCTNFMELHGDRNVRDDKAMVGGFADLDGETVMFIGQQKGVNTKMRQLRNFGMANPEGYRKALRLMKLAERFNKPIVTLIDTPGAYPGLEAEERGQAEAIARNLFEMVKLRVPVICIIIGEGASGGALGIGIGDRVLMLENSWYTVISPENCSTILWRSWNFKEKAAEELKLTSDYMSQFGLVDGLVREPLGGAHVNPDEMASILKTKIKETLAELKKIDPDVRIEQRIDKFSRMGFYEEH